TTTATTAGTCATTAATCATTTTATCTATTAAAATATCAAAGAATTTTAAGAATTCTTCTATTGGTTCTTGGTTTCTCATTCTTTTTAGTTTAAGACATGTACCTTCAAGATTATTAATTAAAAGATAAGTGTAGTAATCTATAAAGCTTGATTTATACTTATTATGTACTATACTTAAAGTTTCAAGGAAGAAATATATTCTACTTTCTATTTGAAAATATGCATCAACTATTTTAGCATTTATTTCATCACTTAAATTTGAAAGTTCTGAATTTAAGTTTCCTAATGGTGAACCACCATAGAATTTTTTTTTGTTAATATGAGATAGAGAATTGCCAAATAGAAAATCATTACCTTCATTAACTTTTATCTCATCATTTTCTTCATCTTCTATCTCTATTATTGCAATATTATTTAAGAAAATAGAAAAAAAAGATTTTAGTTTATATATTGATAAATCATCTACGGTTTTTTCAAATAGTTCTAATATATTATCTCTATGATATTCTATTACGTGTAAAAGTAGTTCATCTTTACTTTTGAAATAGTAATAAAATGATCCTTTTGGAATATTACATACATCTAATATATCTTGAATTCCTGTATTTACATATCCTTTTTTGAAAAAAAGATCTGCACTTTTAATTATTACATTATTTTTCTTTTCCTGTAATGTTTTCTTTTTCTCCATATATTTCACCTCATATATAGTTTAATATTAAAAGGAATTAAAGTCAATAGTTCTTTGGACATTTCGGTCTAAAATTGTATAATTTCCAAAATCTATTTTGTATTCATTAGATATTTTCTTAGAAAATGAACCATGTATTTCTTTTACTCCAATTTTCTTGAACTTATCTATATTATCCTTATTTACACCACAACCTACTATTATAGGGATACTGTTTTCTAGGGCTAATTTAATATTAGAAATACCCTGTAATGCTGTTTTTTCAGCTCCAGAAGTAAGTATTCTAGTTATACCAAGCTCTTTAAGTAATATTAAATTGTTATGATAGTTATTACTTACATCTATAGCTCTATGAAAAACTGATTCTTTACCATATTTATTTGCAATTTGTATGAATTCTTTTGTTTTATCTATATCTATACTTCTATCCCTATTTAGAAATCCAAATACTATACCTTTTACTCCCATTTGTAAAAAAGTTACTGCGTCATTTTTCATGATTTCATATTCATTAGTAGTATATGTAAAATCTCCTTCTCTAGGTCTTAACATTACTATTATATCTTTACTTGATATTTCTAGTGCTTTTTTCACTAAGCTATATGATGGTGTTAATCCACCTGTACTTAAACCTTGGTTTAATTCAATTCTTGCAATGTTAAAATCTTCAGCTATTATTACATCCTCTATATTACCTGCACATATTTCTATATTCATATATATACCTCCATATACATTATACCCTATAATCGAAGATAAAAAAATAATTAATTTGCAATATTTATTATGTAGATGTATAATTATAGTATAAATAAAAAACAAAAAACGTTCTGTTACTTTACAGTACGTTTAATATATTGGAGGAATTAAAATGAAAGTAACTATGGGTGGAAATCCAATTACATTAATTGGAAGTGTTGTAAAAGTTGGGCAAAAAGCTCCTGAATTCAAAGCTGTTAAAGGAGATTTAAGTGAATTTAAATTAAGTGATTATCTTGGTAAAAAAATTGTTTTAACATCATTTCCTTCAATTGATACAGGAATATGTGCAATGCAAGCTGCAAGATTTAATCAAGAAATTGGTAAATTTGATGATGCTGTATTAATTACTATTTCAAATGATTTGCCATTTGCATTAAATAGATATTGTGGTGCTAATGGTATAGATAATGCAATAACTATATCTGATCATAAAGATGTTGATTTTGGGATGAAGTATGGAATGTTAATAGAAGAGTTAAGATTACTTGCAAGAGCAGTATTTGTAATTGATAAAGAAGGTAATATTGCATATATGGAAGTCTGTCCAGAAATTAAGAGTGAACCAAATTATGAAAAAGCATTAGAAGTATTAAAAAGATTATAATAAAAAAGCAACAGAAAAATCTGTTGCTTTTTTGTTATTTTAATATGAAGTGTAGTAAGAATATTACGAATAATACCCATACAACCTTTCCAATTTCTTTACCTTTTTTAGTGAATAATTTAGATAAAACATATACTACAAATCCAGCTGCTATACCGTCTGCAATTGAGTAAGATAATATCATTATTACTATAGTAACAAAACCAGAAGCTGCTGTTGAGAAATCATGCCAATCAACATTAGATAATTGTGTTGCCATTAATATACCAACTACTACTAAAGAAGGTGCTACTACTGGTTCTAAGAATACTCCATTTACTTCTATTCCAGCTATTACAGTTAATAACGGAGAAAGTAAAGTAGATAATAGGAATAATATACCAACTACTATTGAAGTTAATCCAGTTCTTCCACCAACTGCAACTCCACTTGTAGATTCAATATAACTTGTAACATTTGATGTACCGAATGCTGATCCAACTATTGTACCTATTGCATCTGAATAGAACATTCTATCCATATCATAATCTTTTTTACCGTTATTGTTTATTTTATTTGTTACAGCTATTAATGTACCTGCAGTATCAAAGAAATCTACAAATAACATAGTAAATACAACAACTATAGTTTGTGGTTTAGTTATTATAGATTTTAGACCACCTATAAATGCTCCTAAAGCACTTGTATCAAATTGTACACTAACTACTTGACTTGGTGTATTTGGCATCCCTGTTATACCCATTTTATTTAAAATGACTCCAACTACTGCTGTTATAAATAACCCTATAAATACTGCTGATTTGAATTCTAAGCTCATTAAAACTATTGTAATGAATAGTCCAAATAATGCAAGTAGTACTGTAGGATTTTTTAAATTACCTAAAGTTACTAAAGTTGCAGGGCTTGCAACTATTACTCCCATTTTAACAAGTCCAATAAATGCAATAAAGAATCCTATTCCAGCACCTATAGATTGTTTTAAACTTGAAGGTATAGATTCTATTATTAATTTTCTTAACCCTAATAAAGATATAATTAAGAAAATTACCCCAGATAAAAATACCATTGCTAATGCTTCTTGCCATGTATAACCATAAGTAAGTACAACAGTAAATGTAAAGAAAGCGTTTAGTCCCATACCAGGTGCTAAAGCTATAGGTGAGTTAGAATAAAGACCCATAAATATACAAGCTACTGCTGCAGATACTGCTGTTGCAACGAATACTGCGTTTGCTGGTATACCTGCTATACTTAAGATTCCTACGTTAACTCCTAAAATGTATGCCATAGTTAAGAATGTTGTAATTCCTGCTATTACTTCTGTTTTAAAATTAGTTTCATAAGTGTCAAATTTAAAAAATTTATTCACAAAAAAAACTCCCTTCTATATTTTTAAATCGTATATACTAAAAATAAAAAAGAAAGCTTGTTACTCTTTTCGTAGTCCTAGATTAAGGCTCTAGGGTAGAAACTTCCTTGCCATCCATAAGGAGATATACGATTTTTCATAGATATATTAGCATAAAATGAGATAAAAGTAAATACTTCATAAAATCTCTTGCAAGATTAAATTAAATGATATATAATATATGTTGTAAATAAGAGTATATATATTATTAATGATATTGGAAGGAATGAGAGCTTTGGATATTCATCATTTAAAAATATTTTACGAGACATGTAATGAAAAAAGCTTTACTAAGGCTGCAAAAAAACTTTTTATAAGCCAATCAGCAGTATCTATACAATTAAAAAAACTTGAGATTTCTATGTCAACACAGTTAATAGAAAGAAATTCTAAAAGTTTTAAACTTACATTTGCTGGAAAAGAATTATATAAAATGGCACAAGATATATTTAATAAGATATCTCGTATGGAAAATGAAATGAAAAAAATAGTTGCAAATCAAAAAGCTAAAATAGTAGTTGGTGCAACTCATAATATAGGTGAACCTGTTTTACCTAAGATAGTTACAGATTATAGTAAAAAATATAAAGAAGTTGAATTTGAATTATATATTAAAAATAGCTCATCTTTAATTAACTATATAAAAGATGGTGTAATTGATATAGCGTTTATGGAAGAAGAAATAGTTGATGAAAAAGATTTAAAATCTGTTCATACTGATACTTATCCATTTGTAGTTATAGCACCGCCTCATATTAAAAAGGTAGAAGATATAAAAAAGATGAGTATATTAAAAAAGGATACACAACCTGCATCTAAATATATAGAAAAGTTTGAAGAAATTATTAACCATACATTTGAAAGAAAAATAAGTGTAAATGGTAGTAATGAAACTATAAAAAATTTAGTTATGAATGGTATGGGTATAAGTGTACTGCCATATTATTGTGTATATGAAGAAATAAAAGATAAAAAGATGAATCTAGTTCATGAGTTTGATACTTTGGAAGATAAATTCCAACTAGTATTTTTGAAAGAAAATGAAAATAAAACATGGATAGCAAATTTTGTTGAATTCTTTAAACAATACAACATTAAATTTGAAACAGATAGTATAATTAAAAAGAAATAAAATCTTGGGGTGCTGTAATAGGCTGAGATTATACCCATAAACCTGATACAGATAATGCTGGCGTAGGGAAGTATTTTTTTGATGTTTAAAAATATTACTCCCTTGCTGAAAGGGAGTTTTTTTATGAAAAAAATATTCGATATATTGATAAGGTATTACTTAATATTTTTAATATTAATAGTATGGCAATTACTTTCAGGACTAAGAATAGTTCCAAAATTTCTTTTGCCATCACCTATAGATGTAATACTAGCTTTTGTTAAGGATTTTCTACTTATAATGAAGCATACAAAGTATACTATGATAGAAGCTTTTACAGGATTATTCTTAGGAACGCTTTTTGCATTTATTTTATCTATAATTATGGATAGGTTTGAATTTATGTATAAAACTACTATGCCTATGTTAATTATAACGCAAACTATACCTACTGTAGCAATAGCGCCATTACTTGTGTTGTGGCTAGGATATGGTATGAGTTCAAAAGTATTACTTGTAATACTTACTACTTTTTTTCCTATAACTGTTGCGTTACTTGATGGTTATAGATCAGTAGATAAGGAAAGTTTAATTTTATTAAAATCTATGGGAGCGACTAAAGTCCAAGAATATATACATGTTAAATTGCCTAGTTCTTTAAGTTATTTTTTTGCAGGATTTAGAATTTCTGTATCTTATTCATTGATAGGAGCAGTAGTTGCAGAATGGCTTGGTGGATTTTATGGATTAGGGGTATATATGACCCGTGTTAGAAAATCGTATTCATTTGATAAAATGTTTGCAATTATCTTTTTTATATCAGCACTTAGTTTGCTGTTAATGACACTAGTTTCTAAATTAGAAAAATATATAATTAAATGGGAGGAAAAATGAAAAAATTACTGACTATTTTATTCACATTTATTTTAATAATAAGTTGTAGAGCAAAACAAACTGAAAAAGTGGAGGAAAAACCAAAAGAAAAAATTACTATAGTACTTGATTGGGTACCTAATACTAATCATACTGGTTTATTTGTAGCTAAAGAAAAAGGATTCTTTAATGAATATGGTTTAGATGTTGAAATAGTACAACCGCCTGAAGGGAGTACAACTCAATTAATTGGTACTGGTAAAGCTCAAGTAGGTATTAGTTTCCAAGATACTTTAGCTAAATATTTTGCAGCTGAAGAAAAATTACCTGTAACTGCTGTTGCTGCTATTTTACAACACAACACTTCAGGGCTTGTATCTTTAAAAGATAAAAATATTACTTCATTTAAAGATTTAGAAGGAAAAACTTATGGTACTTGGGAAGATCCTACTGAACAAGCTATGATTAATAAATTAATGGCTAATGAAGGTGCAAGTTTTGAAAAAGTAAATGTAATACCTTATTCATGGGATGTATTAAAAGCTTTACAAACTGACACAGATGCAACATGGATATATTATGCATGGGATGGTATAGCACTTAAAAATGCTGGTTTAGAATTTAATTTCTTAGATGTAAAAGTGGAACCAGAATTAGATTACTATACTCCAGTAATTATAGCTAATAATGATTTCTTAGCAAATAATGAAGAAGATGCTATGAATTTAATGAAAGCTATCGAAAAAGGTTATTTATATGCAATAGATAATGTAGAAGAATCTGTAGATATTTTATTAAAAGAAGCGCCTGAATTAAATAAAAATCTAGTATTAGAATCACAAAAATGGATAAATGATTACTATGTAGACAAAGGTGTTAAATGGGGACATATAGATTCTGCTAGATGGAATAATTTCTATGAATGGTTACATAAAAATGGTGTAATTGAAAATGCTATAGAAAAAGATTATGGATTTAGTAATAAATATATAGGAGAGTAAAAAATAAAGTTATGAT
The Streptobacillus felis genome window above contains:
- the tpx gene encoding thiol peroxidase, translated to MKVTMGGNPITLIGSVVKVGQKAPEFKAVKGDLSEFKLSDYLGKKIVLTSFPSIDTGICAMQAARFNQEIGKFDDAVLITISNDLPFALNRYCGANGIDNAITISDHKDVDFGMKYGMLIEELRLLARAVFVIDKEGNIAYMEVCPEIKSEPNYEKALEVLKRL
- a CDS encoding ABC transporter permease, which encodes MKKIFDILIRYYLIFLILIVWQLLSGLRIVPKFLLPSPIDVILAFVKDFLLIMKHTKYTMIEAFTGLFLGTLFAFILSIIMDRFEFMYKTTMPMLIITQTIPTVAIAPLLVLWLGYGMSSKVLLVILTTFFPITVALLDGYRSVDKESLILLKSMGATKVQEYIHVKLPSSLSYFFAGFRISVSYSLIGAVVAEWLGGFYGLGVYMTRVRKSYSFDKMFAIIFFISALSLLLMTLVSKLEKYIIKWEEK
- a CDS encoding copper homeostasis protein CutC — protein: MNIEICAGNIEDVIIAEDFNIARIELNQGLSTGGLTPSYSLVKKALEISSKDIIVMLRPREGDFTYTTNEYEIMKNDAVTFLQMGVKGIVFGFLNRDRSIDIDKTKEFIQIANKYGKESVFHRAIDVSNNYHNNLILLKELGITRILTSGAEKTALQGISNIKLALENSIPIIVGCGVNKDNIDKFKKIGVKEIHGSFSKKISNEYKIDFGNYTILDRNVQRTIDFNSF
- a CDS encoding LysR family transcriptional regulator; translated protein: MILEGMRALDIHHLKIFYETCNEKSFTKAAKKLFISQSAVSIQLKKLEISMSTQLIERNSKSFKLTFAGKELYKMAQDIFNKISRMENEMKKIVANQKAKIVVGATHNIGEPVLPKIVTDYSKKYKEVEFELYIKNSSSLINYIKDGVIDIAFMEEEIVDEKDLKSVHTDTYPFVVIAPPHIKKVEDIKKMSILKKDTQPASKYIEKFEEIINHTFERKISVNGSNETIKNLVMNGMGISVLPYYCVYEEIKDKKMNLVHEFDTLEDKFQLVFLKENENKTWIANFVEFFKQYNIKFETDSIIKKK
- a CDS encoding TetR/AcrR family transcriptional regulator; translated protein: MEKKKTLQEKKNNVIIKSADLFFKKGYVNTGIQDILDVCNIPKGSFYYYFKSKDELLLHVIEYHRDNILELFEKTVDDLSIYKLKSFFSIFLNNIAIIEIEDEENDEIKVNEGNDFLFGNSLSHINKKKFYGGSPLGNLNSELSNLSDEINAKIVDAYFQIESRIYFFLETLSIVHNKYKSSFIDYYTYLLINNLEGTCLKLKRMRNQEPIEEFLKFFDILIDKMIND
- a CDS encoding NCS2 family permease; amino-acid sequence: MNKFFKFDTYETNFKTEVIAGITTFLTMAYILGVNVGILSIAGIPANAVFVATAVSAAVACIFMGLYSNSPIALAPGMGLNAFFTFTVVLTYGYTWQEALAMVFLSGVIFLIISLLGLRKLIIESIPSSLKQSIGAGIGFFIAFIGLVKMGVIVASPATLVTLGNLKNPTVLLALFGLFITIVLMSLEFKSAVFIGLFITAVVGVILNKMGITGMPNTPSQVVSVQFDTSALGAFIGGLKSIITKPQTIVVVFTMLFVDFFDTAGTLIAVTNKINNNGKKDYDMDRMFYSDAIGTIVGSAFGTSNVTSYIESTSGVAVGGRTGLTSIVVGILFLLSTLLSPLLTVIAGIEVNGVFLEPVVAPSLVVVGILMATQLSNVDWHDFSTAASGFVTIVIMILSYSIADGIAAGFVVYVLSKLFTKKGKEIGKVVWVLFVIFLLHFILK
- a CDS encoding ABC transporter substrate-binding protein, translated to MKKLLTILFTFILIISCRAKQTEKVEEKPKEKITIVLDWVPNTNHTGLFVAKEKGFFNEYGLDVEIVQPPEGSTTQLIGTGKAQVGISFQDTLAKYFAAEEKLPVTAVAAILQHNTSGLVSLKDKNITSFKDLEGKTYGTWEDPTEQAMINKLMANEGASFEKVNVIPYSWDVLKALQTDTDATWIYYAWDGIALKNAGLEFNFLDVKVEPELDYYTPVIIANNDFLANNEEDAMNLMKAIEKGYLYAIDNVEESVDILLKEAPELNKNLVLESQKWINDYYVDKGVKWGHIDSARWNNFYEWLHKNGVIENAIEKDYGFSNKYIGE